In one window of Lewinella sp. 4G2 DNA:
- a CDS encoding tol-pal system YbgF family protein produces MTQPEFSDIEDYLDGVDGKSFADLAKGMDATEEATLRERIEQQRNLRLAVGATGLRQQLEVIHEQRGGHGKVEDPPVATEQPARSGGGLQIALLLVGILLLSLAAYFFFRPTDAGVYAAYEYQDPGLPVVMDVTADPAFSEAMTLFKRGEYAQAQSVFSALTLTANDTLIYYRGASAYYAGDLEIASGELQRVTDDTASLFQNRAGYLLALTLLKTGRTEEGMEQLQSIVSQPDHQFRGQAEQLMRELVN; encoded by the coding sequence ATGACCCAACCGGAATTTAGCGACATCGAGGACTACCTGGACGGGGTGGACGGCAAAAGCTTCGCCGACCTGGCCAAGGGCATGGACGCCACCGAAGAGGCTACCCTGCGGGAGCGCATCGAGCAGCAACGCAACCTTAGGTTGGCGGTGGGTGCCACGGGACTGCGGCAACAACTCGAGGTAATCCACGAGCAGCGGGGTGGCCACGGGAAAGTTGAAGACCCTCCTGTAGCAACTGAGCAACCGGCCCGTTCGGGGGGGGGGCTCCAAATTGCTTTGCTCCTTGTGGGCATCCTGCTACTCAGCCTGGCCGCTTACTTCTTTTTTCGCCCCACCGACGCAGGGGTATACGCCGCCTATGAGTACCAGGACCCCGGCCTGCCCGTCGTCATGGACGTCACTGCCGACCCCGCCTTCAGTGAGGCCATGACCCTCTTTAAGCGGGGCGAATACGCCCAAGCCCAATCAGTCTTTTCGGCGCTTACCCTCACGGCAAACGATACGCTGATTTACTATCGGGGGGCCAGCGCCTACTACGCCGGTGACCTAGAGATCGCTTCCGGTGAGCTCCAACGCGTAACCGACGATACAGCTTCCCTCTTTCAGAACCGGGCCGGTTACCTCCTGGCGCTGACCCTACTAAAAACCGGGCGAACGGAAGAGGGAATGGAGCAACTCCAGTCCATCGTATCCCAGCCCGATCACCAATTCCGGGGCCAGGCGGAGCAGTTAATGCGTGAGTTGGTAAATTAG
- a CDS encoding RNA polymerase sigma factor translates to MTDAEIHTGIINHDPATLGYLYEHWFPPIDRQTQALGGTAEDSFDVFQESIVVLYLNASTGKVQPRADSRLSTYLQAVAKNIWRAQTRKNRKLATVDLPPQIEQYPEELDDELYTRVTELEAALANLGEKCRRLLHLFYFEKLSLRRIAEVMTYTEQTAKNNKYRCVQRLRAQLKPS, encoded by the coding sequence ATGACCGACGCGGAGATCCACACTGGCATCATCAACCACGACCCGGCTACGCTGGGCTACCTCTACGAACACTGGTTCCCACCAATCGACCGGCAGACCCAAGCGCTGGGTGGCACGGCGGAGGACTCTTTTGACGTCTTCCAGGAAAGCATCGTCGTACTCTACCTCAACGCCAGCACGGGCAAAGTACAGCCCCGGGCGGATAGCCGGCTTTCGACCTACCTGCAAGCCGTGGCCAAAAACATCTGGCGGGCGCAGACCCGAAAAAACCGCAAGTTGGCCACCGTGGATCTGCCCCCGCAAATTGAACAGTACCCCGAAGAACTGGACGATGAACTCTACACCCGCGTCACGGAACTGGAAGCCGCCCTGGCCAACCTCGGGGAAAAATGCCGGCGGCTACTGCACTTGTTCTACTTCGAAAAATTATCCCTCCGCCGAATCGCCGAAGTGATGACCTATACCGAACAAACGGCAAAGAATAATAAGTACCGTTGCGTACAGCGGCTCCGCGCCCAACTCAAGCCATCATGA
- a CDS encoding WD40 repeat domain-containing protein — translation MKTHCLFLLFLFTCSLYAQEPANEYAQCGPILNGTAGAAANFGQTLAISGNGEVLAVGALREGANNGAIHLFRRDGETYRPLGNPITTIVPNALFGRSVALNADGTRLAFGTTQRGQGAGNTQLGFIVYTYDVTETGYGNPRFIIGSPMTRQFGAAVDLSSDGNRIVIGDPDGGEFGRAHVYDLNITGWDEIDQLTATTNSGAFGAAVAISGDGEHLLIGAEAVGSDNDLDDVYQYQLNSTSETYDLVRTYEGQVGSNNFGNAVDIDDDGDTFMIADDDADVGVDLPGYVAVYRYRPDGSTRFFANVVTPPTTSRFGQFGSAAALSGDGNTLVVGDFNYSGPANSAGRVYVYNIPEDGRLTLISSNIIGEAAFTYTGRAVAIADDGLRIAVGSSLANANDGFARVYSPLCSPVATREPLLDLPNLRLVTDGTGLTVDFGQALNGASIEATLVSTDGRVIAQRIHRGGRGFTWPLRLPRGLYVLRLRSKGRFVARKFVW, via the coding sequence GTGAAAACACACTGTCTCTTTCTTCTCTTTCTTTTTACCTGTTCCCTGTACGCTCAGGAGCCCGCCAACGAGTACGCTCAGTGCGGCCCCATCCTCAACGGCACGGCCGGGGCGGCGGCTAATTTCGGCCAAACCCTGGCCATCTCCGGTAACGGGGAAGTATTGGCCGTCGGGGCACTCCGGGAGGGAGCCAACAACGGTGCCATCCACCTTTTTCGCCGCGACGGGGAAACTTACCGCCCGCTTGGTAATCCCATTACGACGATAGTTCCCAACGCACTCTTCGGCCGCTCGGTCGCCCTCAATGCGGATGGCACCCGGCTGGCTTTCGGCACTACTCAGCGGGGGCAGGGCGCGGGAAATACCCAACTGGGCTTCATCGTCTACACCTACGACGTGACGGAAACGGGCTACGGCAACCCCCGCTTCATTATTGGATCCCCCATGACCCGCCAGTTTGGGGCTGCCGTTGATCTTTCCAGCGATGGCAACCGCATTGTGATCGGTGACCCGGACGGGGGAGAGTTCGGCCGGGCCCACGTATACGATCTCAACATAACTGGTTGGGATGAGATAGATCAACTCACGGCCACTACCAACTCCGGTGCCTTTGGCGCGGCGGTGGCGATCAGTGGTGATGGCGAGCACCTGCTCATCGGGGCGGAGGCCGTTGGGTCCGACAATGATTTGGACGACGTTTATCAATACCAGTTGAATAGCACTTCCGAGACCTACGATCTCGTACGCACCTACGAAGGCCAGGTAGGGAGTAACAATTTCGGTAACGCCGTGGACATCGATGATGACGGAGACACCTTCATGATTGCCGATGACGATGCGGACGTAGGCGTCGATTTACCGGGGTACGTAGCGGTATACCGTTACCGGCCTGATGGGTCCACCCGTTTTTTTGCCAACGTCGTCACTCCCCCGACTACTAGCCGCTTCGGCCAGTTCGGCTCGGCGGCGGCACTGAGTGGGGACGGCAACACGCTCGTGGTTGGCGACTTCAATTATAGTGGCCCCGCCAATTCCGCAGGCCGCGTCTACGTCTACAACATTCCGGAAGATGGGCGGCTGACGCTGATTTCCAGTAACATCATCGGCGAGGCGGCCTTCACCTACACTGGTCGGGCGGTAGCGATTGCCGACGACGGTCTGCGGATTGCCGTCGGGAGCTCCCTGGCGAATGCGAATGATGGGTTTGCCCGCGTTTATTCTCCCCTGTGCTCACCGGTAGCGACGCGCGAGCCCTTACTGGACTTACCTAACCTGCGCTTGGTTACTGACGGTACTGGCCTTACGGTAGACTTCGGTCAGGCGCTCAACGGGGCTAGCATCGAGGCTACGTTGGTGTCTACTGATGGGCGGGTAATTGCGCAACGCATCCATCGGGGTGGGCGCGGGTTTACCTGGCCATTGCGGTTACCACGGGGACTTTACGTGCTTCGGTTGCGGAGTAAGGGGCGGTTTGTTGCGCGTAAGTTTGTTTGGTAG
- a CDS encoding nucleotide pyrophosphohydrolase, translating to MTLKKAQETVDEWINTVGIRYYSELTNTAILMEETGEVARLMARIYGEQSFKNPVDAENAPAQLADEMADVLFVLICLANQTGIDLTEALTKNLAKKTIRDADRHRNNEKLRD from the coding sequence ATGACCCTCAAAAAAGCACAGGAAACGGTTGACGAATGGATCAACACAGTTGGCATACGGTACTACTCGGAGCTTACGAACACCGCCATCTTAATGGAAGAAACCGGGGAGGTAGCCCGCCTCATGGCCAGGATCTACGGGGAGCAGTCTTTCAAAAATCCCGTTGACGCCGAGAACGCCCCCGCACAGTTAGCCGACGAAATGGCCGACGTGCTCTTCGTCCTGATCTGCCTCGCTAACCAGACGGGTATCGACCTCACGGAAGCACTCACCAAAAACTTGGCCAAGAAAACCATTCGGGATGCGGACCGGCACCGCAACAACGAAAAACTACGGGATTAA
- a CDS encoding DUF1501 domain-containing protein, whose translation MRNNETNNKQARRRGESLADGQLHTADHSRRSFLKGLGVAGASGFLLNRLPVNSFSPSSLTQALVEGDDERILVLIRLKGGNDGLNTFIPVHDYGTYQTARPRLAIPQSETVNFAPTLQGHPSLRPLQSLWNEGQMRVIQNVGYPTQNLSHFRSSDIWATTSDSDEVISSGVLGRYLQGQLPDFLTSPPETPPAIQIGGSGNLIFNNEDNFNYAISTENPTALYNIVSTGQLHDVLDLPDCSYGEQLGYVRTVANTTFRYAGILADTFEMGRNTANYVNDRLGDQLALVARMLRGGLKTKLFVVEIDGFDTHAEQADAHATLLDSIARNTTAFFKDMRDGEMEDRVLAMTFSEFGRRIQENGSLGTDHGAAAPLMLFGKGLNGNGVSGGLPNLTQTDQDGNMIYEVDFRNIYATVFRDWLCIPSDVVTDMMGADYGNVDTLGLECQGIVSTRADADSPERLKLAAYRSGGDIVVEYEMAGEAATQISLSDMAGRRVATLYQGRSPGGTNTRRLPVGAANWAAGIYIVSLETGGRVYSRKIGFFPR comes from the coding sequence ATGCGGAATAACGAAACGAACAATAAGCAAGCGCGCCGCCGGGGTGAGAGCCTCGCCGACGGCCAACTGCATACTGCGGACCACAGCCGGCGTTCCTTCCTGAAGGGGTTGGGCGTTGCCGGGGCATCCGGTTTTCTGCTGAATCGGCTTCCCGTCAATAGCTTTTCCCCCTCTTCGCTGACCCAAGCTTTGGTGGAAGGTGATGATGAACGCATCCTCGTCCTTATTCGCCTAAAGGGTGGGAACGATGGGTTGAATACGTTCATCCCCGTCCACGATTACGGAACTTACCAGACGGCACGGCCGCGCCTGGCCATCCCACAAAGTGAAACGGTGAACTTTGCCCCGACGTTGCAAGGGCACCCATCACTGCGCCCGCTTCAATCCTTGTGGAATGAAGGGCAGATGCGTGTTATCCAAAACGTAGGTTACCCAACGCAAAACCTGAGCCACTTCCGGTCTTCAGACATTTGGGCGACGACTTCGGATTCAGACGAGGTCATCAGTAGTGGTGTGCTCGGCCGTTACCTGCAGGGGCAACTTCCGGACTTTTTGACGAGCCCGCCGGAAACGCCCCCCGCCATTCAGATTGGTGGCTCCGGCAACCTCATCTTTAATAATGAGGACAACTTCAACTACGCTATCTCCACGGAGAACCCCACCGCGCTGTACAATATCGTAAGTACCGGGCAGTTGCACGACGTACTGGATCTCCCTGACTGCTCCTACGGCGAGCAACTGGGTTACGTACGGACGGTAGCAAATACCACCTTCCGCTACGCTGGTATCCTCGCCGATACATTTGAAATGGGCCGCAATACGGCTAATTACGTCAACGACCGTTTGGGTGACCAGTTAGCCCTCGTCGCACGGATGCTACGGGGTGGTCTGAAGACCAAGCTATTCGTGGTAGAAATTGATGGGTTCGATACGCACGCGGAGCAGGCGGACGCCCACGCTACCTTGCTGGATAGCATTGCCCGCAACACCACCGCTTTCTTTAAGGACATGCGCGACGGTGAAATGGAAGACCGCGTGCTGGCGATGACCTTCAGCGAATTCGGTCGCCGCATCCAGGAAAACGGTTCGCTCGGTACCGACCACGGTGCCGCTGCTCCCCTCATGTTGTTCGGTAAAGGACTTAACGGGAATGGTGTCAGTGGCGGACTGCCCAACCTTACCCAAACGGACCAGGATGGTAACATGATCTACGAGGTCGACTTCCGCAACATCTACGCGACGGTTTTCCGGGACTGGTTGTGCATTCCCTCAGACGTCGTCACCGACATGATGGGTGCGGACTACGGGAACGTCGATACGCTCGGGCTCGAGTGCCAGGGCATCGTCAGTACCCGCGCCGATGCGGATAGTCCCGAGCGGTTGAAGCTGGCTGCCTATCGTTCCGGTGGAGACATCGTCGTGGAATACGAGATGGCCGGTGAAGCCGCTACGCAGATCTCGCTCTCCGATATGGCGGGCCGGCGGGTTGCTACGCTGTACCAGGGCCGTTCCCCCGGTGGAACTAATACCCGCAGACTACCCGTAGGGGCTGCGAACTGGGCGGCTGGGATCTACATCGTTAGCTTAGAGACCGGTGGCCGTGTGTACAGTAGAAAGATTGGCTTCTTCCCTCGGTAA
- a CDS encoding DUF1800 family protein, producing the protein MTIANCATTGLEVFQATDDAPWNRDRIMHLFRRAGYGATPEQINLALMEGMEATVDRLLDEAINQPKREQPEWAFWDYDALIARQIAPFDLYREWSQGFMREALNNGVREKLELFWQNHFVTTYESHSCPSYYYQYTDLIATHAFGDFERFVGDVGRNPAMLAFLNGFQNTRQNPNENYARELFELFTLGENNGYTQQDIVEASRALTGWNGWTSYCGPVEWASWGYDPGNKTVFGRTGTWNYRSLIKILFEERAPQIARFIAEKLYRYYVNASIDEATVAGMAQTFQYNDFQIAPVLRQLWKSAHFYDEAHVGALIKSPMDLITTWAREGNLGDFGNYYDWGFFAMANMGQYLGEPPDVAGWQGDRAWIDSNRLALRWEVMDGFAWAQYNEQNNIYVEFARELTNNSDSADEIARAMVDYFIPRGLLTEAAYENAVDAFKWEVPENYYSNGVWSLDYPTSNWQFVLLMRHIGRMPEFQLT; encoded by the coding sequence ATGACGATTGCAAATTGCGCGACTACCGGCCTGGAGGTCTTTCAGGCAACGGATGACGCCCCCTGGAACCGCGACCGAATCATGCACCTCTTCCGCCGGGCGGGCTACGGCGCTACCCCCGAGCAGATCAACCTCGCGCTGATGGAGGGTATGGAAGCTACCGTGGACCGACTCCTCGACGAGGCCATCAACCAGCCCAAACGGGAACAACCGGAGTGGGCGTTCTGGGATTACGACGCACTGATCGCCCGCCAGATCGCACCCTTTGATTTGTACCGCGAATGGTCGCAGGGCTTCATGCGCGAGGCGCTCAACAATGGGGTACGGGAGAAGCTGGAACTCTTCTGGCAGAACCACTTCGTGACGACCTACGAAAGCCACAGTTGCCCGAGTTACTACTACCAGTATACGGACCTGATCGCCACCCACGCTTTCGGTGATTTCGAACGATTCGTGGGAGACGTGGGCCGCAACCCGGCGATGTTGGCCTTCCTCAACGGCTTCCAAAATACCCGCCAAAATCCCAACGAGAATTACGCCCGGGAGCTTTTTGAACTGTTCACTCTCGGTGAAAATAATGGCTACACCCAGCAGGACATCGTTGAAGCGAGCCGCGCCCTGACCGGCTGGAACGGCTGGACGAGTTACTGCGGCCCCGTAGAGTGGGCGAGTTGGGGCTACGACCCCGGCAACAAGACGGTGTTTGGCCGGACGGGTACCTGGAACTACCGTTCCCTCATCAAAATCCTTTTTGAAGAGCGGGCGCCACAGATCGCCCGCTTCATTGCGGAAAAACTGTACCGCTACTACGTCAACGCGAGTATTGACGAAGCTACCGTGGCGGGAATGGCACAGACCTTTCAGTACAACGACTTCCAAATTGCGCCGGTGCTACGCCAACTGTGGAAAAGCGCGCACTTCTACGATGAGGCTCACGTTGGTGCGCTCATTAAGTCCCCAATGGACCTGATCACGACCTGGGCCCGGGAGGGCAATCTGGGTGACTTTGGTAATTACTACGACTGGGGCTTCTTCGCCATGGCCAATATGGGGCAGTACCTCGGCGAGCCGCCCGACGTTGCCGGCTGGCAGGGAGACCGCGCCTGGATCGATTCCAACCGCCTCGCCTTACGTTGGGAAGTCATGGATGGCTTCGCCTGGGCGCAGTACAACGAGCAGAACAATATCTACGTAGAGTTTGCCCGCGAACTGACCAACAACAGCGACTCCGCCGATGAGATCGCCCGCGCAATGGTGGACTACTTCATTCCGAGGGGCCTGCTCACCGAAGCGGCCTACGAGAACGCCGTGGATGCCTTTAAGTGGGAGGTCCCCGAAAACTACTACTCGAACGGCGTCTGGAGTCTGGATTATCCTACCTCCAACTGGCAATTCGTACTGCTGATGCGCCACATCGGGCGGATGCCAGAATTCCAACTTACCTGA
- a CDS encoding YgcG family protein, with protein sequence MAILVLVCTGLGVMAQEAIPRNPNQLVSDYGGMLSASEEQRLTQKLNAYAKETSTQIAVVTEASLNGNTAFDRSLAIAQGWQIGGSDQNDNGVLVYIARDDRRIQIQTGYGAEGFLPDAIAKRIIDQIMTPAFRQGQIYRGVDEATGAIMSLGKGEYSADDLPARGDSEGIPPIVIFIMIFVVFILISRFNNRHDDDDDDGGYWRGGPYDMDDPHRKVRRRRRRGGGWIIMPGGFGGGGGFGGGGGFGGGGGGFGGFGGGDFGGGGAGGGW encoded by the coding sequence ATGGCAATCCTGGTATTGGTCTGCACGGGTTTAGGAGTGATGGCCCAGGAGGCGATACCGCGTAATCCTAACCAATTGGTCAGCGATTACGGTGGGATGCTTTCCGCCAGCGAAGAGCAGCGGCTGACGCAAAAGTTGAACGCCTACGCCAAGGAGACTTCCACGCAGATTGCGGTGGTAACGGAAGCTTCCCTCAACGGGAATACGGCCTTTGACCGTAGCCTGGCCATTGCCCAGGGCTGGCAAATTGGTGGGTCGGACCAAAATGACAATGGCGTACTCGTGTACATCGCCCGGGATGACCGGCGTATTCAGATTCAGACGGGTTACGGCGCTGAGGGCTTCCTACCGGATGCCATCGCCAAACGGATCATCGATCAGATCATGACGCCCGCCTTCCGGCAGGGGCAGATCTACCGGGGGGTTGATGAGGCGACGGGCGCCATCATGTCCCTAGGTAAAGGAGAATACAGTGCGGACGACCTGCCCGCGCGGGGGGATAGTGAAGGCATACCTCCGATCGTGATCTTCATCATGATCTTCGTGGTCTTCATCCTCATCAGCCGTTTCAATAACCGCCACGATGATGATGACGACGACGGTGGCTACTGGCGGGGTGGGCCCTACGATATGGACGACCCCCACCGGAAAGTGCGCAGACGGCGCCGGCGGGGTGGTGGTTGGATCATCATGCCCGGCGGTTTCGGTGGTGGCGGTGGCTTCGGCGGCGGTGGCGGCTTTGGCGGCGGCGGTGGTGGATTCGGCGGCTTTGGCGGAGGCGACTTTGGCGGTGGAGGCGCCGGAGGGGGTTGGTAA
- a CDS encoding TPM domain-containing protein, with the protein MVRFFSSEEETEIVAAIQAAELNTSGEIRVHVEVGERASALNVAARVFKELGMHKTADRNGVLILLEVDRREFAIIGDEGINRVVSQDFWESERDLMQRHFKRGEFVAGICLTIEQIGAKLKKFFPYQEDDLNELPDDVSYGGPGSRPGGKV; encoded by the coding sequence GTGGTTCGCTTTTTCAGCTCCGAGGAGGAGACCGAGATCGTCGCTGCTATTCAGGCCGCGGAATTGAACACCTCTGGAGAGATCCGGGTGCACGTGGAGGTTGGCGAACGCGCCAGTGCCCTCAACGTGGCCGCCCGGGTGTTTAAGGAGTTGGGCATGCACAAAACAGCGGACCGCAACGGCGTTCTGATCCTACTGGAAGTAGACCGACGTGAGTTTGCCATAATTGGCGACGAAGGCATCAACCGGGTGGTTTCCCAGGACTTCTGGGAATCCGAACGGGATCTGATGCAGCGCCACTTCAAGCGTGGAGAGTTCGTGGCGGGTATTTGCCTGACGATCGAACAGATCGGTGCTAAACTGAAGAAGTTCTTCCCCTACCAGGAAGATGACTTGAACGAGTTGCCGGACGACGTGAGTTACGGCGGCCCAGGTAGCCGGCCCGGCGGCAAGGTGTAG
- a CDS encoding LemA family protein: MKSFGTLGIVVAILAVLLIAGCGQYNGFVDAEENMEKSWSDVQTQYQRRADLIPNLVNTVKGAADFERGTLEAVTNARARATSININANDLTPEKLEQYQAAQGQLSQGLGRLLATAENYPNLKSNAQFQELQAQLEGTENRVAVARDRFNAQATEFNKKVRRFPGTVFASVFGFEEKPQFQAQTGSDQAPTVEF, encoded by the coding sequence ATGAAATCATTCGGAACACTCGGCATTGTCGTCGCTATCCTTGCCGTCCTGCTCATCGCCGGTTGCGGCCAGTACAACGGATTCGTGGACGCGGAGGAGAACATGGAGAAATCCTGGTCTGACGTACAAACCCAGTACCAGCGGCGCGCGGACTTGATCCCGAACCTGGTCAACACCGTAAAGGGAGCCGCTGACTTTGAGCGCGGAACGCTGGAAGCCGTAACGAACGCCCGGGCCCGCGCCACGAGCATCAACATCAACGCTAATGACCTTACACCGGAGAAACTGGAGCAGTACCAGGCCGCGCAGGGTCAGTTGAGCCAGGGCCTCGGCCGTTTGCTCGCTACGGCGGAGAATTACCCCAACCTGAAATCTAACGCCCAGTTCCAGGAGCTGCAGGCGCAGTTGGAAGGCACGGAGAACCGCGTAGCCGTTGCGCGTGACCGTTTTAACGCGCAGGCTACGGAGTTCAATAAGAAAGTCCGCCGCTTCCCCGGGACAGTGTTTGCCAGCGTATTTGGCTTCGAAGAAAAACCTCAGTTCCAGGCCCAAACGGGCTCCGACCAGGCGCCAACGGTTGAATTCTAA
- the meaB gene encoding methylmalonyl Co-A mutase-associated GTPase MeaB: MPSSINRNLNFNADRPQVSAAAMFAELTGKNGRRALARAITLLESTREEDQQIADELIDLAMAGEDDRETFRLGVSGTPGVGKSTFVEQFGLELIEAGHRLAVLAVDPSSSLSGGSILGDKTRMETLSQDARAFIRPSPNAGSQGGVGVATRAAILLCEAAGYDYVMVETVGVGQAEWRVHGMTDAFLLLAQPAAGDGLQSIKRGILELADHVAVNKKDLFPTAAEETARQLRQGLHLAPPRPDGWTVEVSTISALQPEGLSELRSRLGDFRGHLVLTQHLRQRRKEQKMTWLKERLYHAVRSKVDAYLQEKVKGTDGLQRIFDERVTFSSAADVLLADFFQYNK; encoded by the coding sequence ATGCCATCGTCCATCAACCGAAATCTGAACTTTAATGCGGACCGACCTCAGGTATCGGCCGCAGCGATGTTTGCGGAACTGACGGGTAAGAATGGCCGCCGCGCCCTCGCACGTGCCATCACACTGCTGGAATCCACCCGCGAAGAGGATCAACAGATCGCCGATGAACTCATCGACCTGGCCATGGCCGGTGAGGATGATCGTGAAACCTTTCGGTTGGGCGTAAGCGGAACGCCGGGGGTGGGCAAATCCACCTTCGTGGAGCAATTTGGGTTGGAGCTCATCGAAGCGGGCCACCGCCTGGCTGTGCTGGCCGTGGACCCTTCTAGTTCCCTGAGCGGGGGGAGCATCCTGGGTGATAAAACAAGGATGGAAACGCTTTCGCAGGACGCGCGGGCCTTTATCCGCCCGAGCCCCAACGCTGGATCTCAAGGTGGGGTAGGGGTAGCTACCCGCGCGGCCATCCTGTTGTGTGAAGCTGCCGGTTACGATTACGTCATGGTAGAAACCGTTGGGGTGGGGCAGGCCGAGTGGCGCGTCCACGGGATGACGGATGCCTTTCTCCTCCTGGCCCAACCGGCGGCCGGGGATGGCTTACAGAGTATCAAACGGGGAATCCTGGAACTGGCGGACCACGTCGCCGTCAACAAAAAGGACCTGTTTCCTACCGCAGCGGAGGAGACCGCCCGTCAGTTACGGCAGGGTTTACACCTGGCGCCTCCCCGCCCGGATGGTTGGACGGTGGAAGTATCCACCATCAGTGCCCTTCAACCGGAGGGGCTGTCTGAACTGCGCAGCCGGTTGGGAGATTTTCGGGGCCATCTCGTCCTAACCCAGCACCTGCGGCAGCGCCGAAAAGAACAAAAAATGACCTGGCTCAAAGAACGCTTATACCATGCGGTGCGTAGTAAAGTCGATGCGTATCTGCAGGAGAAGGTGAAAGGCACCGACGGATTGCAGCGTATATTCGACGAACGTGTTACCTTTTCGTCCGCCGCCGACGTTTTGTTAGCGGACTTTTTCCAATACAATAAGTAA
- a CDS encoding M42 family metallopeptidase, which yields MALNLSLLKSICAAPGVSGYERRIRNLIHEEVKGLADEVQIDNMGNLIAIRRGKGNKRVMVAAHMDEIGFIVNHVDEKGFVRFLPLGGFDPKTLTAQRVLIHGRRDVLGVMGSKPIHIMKAEERAKVVPLNEYFIDTGLPKEEVDKLISVGDPITRERDMVELGDCVTSKSLDNRISVFILIETLRRLQGQDLPYDLYAVFTVQEEVGLRGAMGSASHIDPDFGFGLDVTIAYDVPGSTPQEAVSNLGEGTAIKVLDGSVISDYRMVNYLKELAKSEEIKYQLELLPAGGTDTAAVQRYGTKGAVAGALSIPLRNMHQSTEVVHQGDVAATIDLLVAAVSKLDGYDWSFAKDHGDGQHPDRVAGDLDWLG from the coding sequence ATGGCTCTGAATCTGTCCTTGCTTAAATCCATCTGCGCCGCCCCCGGTGTTTCCGGTTACGAGCGCCGTATCCGCAACCTCATTCACGAAGAGGTGAAGGGGCTGGCCGATGAGGTTCAGATTGACAACATGGGTAACCTCATTGCCATTCGCCGCGGCAAAGGAAACAAGCGCGTCATGGTGGCGGCCCACATGGATGAGATTGGCTTCATCGTCAACCACGTCGACGAAAAGGGTTTCGTCCGCTTTCTTCCGCTGGGTGGTTTTGACCCCAAGACGCTTACGGCTCAGCGAGTACTCATTCACGGGCGCCGCGACGTGTTGGGCGTGATGGGCTCCAAGCCGATCCACATCATGAAGGCGGAGGAACGGGCCAAGGTCGTACCCCTCAACGAATACTTCATCGATACGGGCCTGCCCAAGGAGGAGGTTGATAAGCTGATCTCAGTGGGCGACCCCATTACCCGCGAACGGGATATGGTGGAGCTGGGCGACTGCGTGACCAGCAAATCGCTCGATAACCGGATATCGGTTTTCATCCTTATCGAAACCCTGCGCCGGCTTCAGGGGCAGGATTTACCCTACGACCTCTACGCGGTATTCACGGTGCAGGAGGAAGTGGGCCTGCGCGGCGCCATGGGTAGCGCCAGCCACATCGACCCCGATTTTGGTTTTGGCCTGGACGTCACCATCGCCTACGACGTACCCGGCTCTACGCCCCAGGAGGCCGTTTCCAACCTCGGCGAGGGCACGGCCATCAAGGTGCTGGACGGCTCCGTCATCAGCGACTACCGGATGGTCAACTACCTGAAGGAACTGGCCAAATCGGAGGAAATCAAGTACCAGTTGGAGCTGCTACCCGCGGGTGGTACCGACACGGCCGCCGTCCAACGTTACGGCACCAAGGGCGCTGTCGCGGGTGCATTGTCAATTCCGTTGCGGAACATGCATCAGAGTACGGAGGTCGTCCACCAGGGAGACGTGGCAGCCACGATTGATCTTTTGGTAGCCGCCGTGAGCAAGTTGGATGGATACGACTGGTCTTTCGCCAAGGACCACGGAGACGGCCAACACCCCGACCGCGTAGCGGGGGACCTGGACTGGTTGGGATAA